In the genome of Hydractinia symbiolongicarpus strain clone_291-10 chromosome 5, HSymV2.1, whole genome shotgun sequence, one region contains:
- the LOC130645910 gene encoding astacin-like metalloendopeptidase — MTICFLRYGAGRIKKYLRLGKILSPEYFVYYRSLSVGQFTINDEDESVTFGFDYDYNSIMHYDAYAFTKSSDKPTIIPTDPTRSYTSIGQREKPTDSDYFKLNALYECNIGILDNLKLSMTSQKSANISKKLLPSFRLFHDCVWFNSLATDNIVYHQQH, encoded by the exons ATGACAATTTGCTTTTTGCGTTACGGTGCAGGCAG AATTAAAAAGTATTTGCGTTTAGGAAAAATATTGTCACCTGAATATTTCGTCTACTATCGCTCATTATCGGTAG GTCAATTTACCATAAATGATGAGGATGAGTCAGTAACGTTTGGTTTCGATTATGATTATAATTCTATTATGCATTATGATGCGTACGCATTTACAAAAAGCAGCGACAAACCGACGATCATTCCAACTGATCCTACTAGGTCATACACAAGTATCGGACAACGAGAAAAACCAACCGACAGTGATTATTTCAAGTTAAATGCTTTATATGAGTGca ATATTGGTATTTTGGACAACTTAAAGTTgtcgatgacgtcacagaaaagtgCTAACATAAGCAAGAAATTATTGCCATCATTTCGTCTGTttcatgac TGTGTATGGTTTAATTCACTAGCAACTGATAATATTGTTTATCATCAGCAACATTAA